The following DNA comes from Marichromatium purpuratum 984.
CGCGGCGTGCGCTGATCGCCGCGCACAGCGCCGCAGTGCCACCACCGGCGACGAGGACGTCCGGGGTCGGGTCGGGGATCATCGCAGCTGGGGACGGGGGGTGGGGCAGGGCCGCTCTAGCGGGCCGGACGCGGGTGGTTTGACAAGGGGTGACATGGGTTACAAGAATACTCGGCTTTGGCCTTGACCATACGAGAGGACCGCGCCCCATGCAACCGACCCCATCCCTGATCCGCGCACGCGTCGCATCGCGCAGGAGCCGAGCCCATGGGTAAGGTGTGGTTCGTCGGCGCCGGTCCGGGCGCGCCCGACCTGATCACGGTGCGCGGCACCCGGCTGCTGGCCGAGGCCGACGCCATCCTCTATACCGGCTCGCTGGTGGCCGAGACCGCGCTGCAGTGGGCCTCGCCCGAGTGCGAGATCGCCGATTCCAAGTCGATGGACCTGGCGCAGGTCACCGAGTGGCTCCTCGATCGCGCCGCGCGGTGCCAGACGGTGGTGCGCCTGCAGACCGGCGACCCGACCCTCTACGGCGTCGTCGCCGAGCTGGCGCGGCCACTCGACGCCGCCGGGGTCGAGGTCGGTATCGTCCCCGGGGTGTCCTCGGCGATGGCCTCGGCGGCGGCCGCCGGCGAGTGCCTGACTCTGCCCGAGGTCACCCAGACAGTGATCTTCACCCGCGTCTCCGAGCGTACCAAGATGCCCGAGCGCGAGCACTTCGCCGGGCTTGCCGCGCACGGCTGCACCCTCTGCATCTTCCTCTCGATCGAGCGCATCGAGTCGATCGCCCAGAGCCTGGAGGAGGCCGGTTGGGCCGCCGATGCGCCGGTGGTGGTGGTGCACAAGGCGACCTGGCCGGGCGAGGAGCTGGTGCTGCGCGGCACCATCGCCGACATCGCCGCGCGTTGCCGCGAGGCTAAGGTCGAGCGTCAGGCGCTGATCCTGGTCAGCCCCGCGCTCGGCGCCCGCCAGCACGCCCCGCGCGCCACCTCAAAGCTCTACGACGCCAGCTTCCCGCGCCGCTTCCGCCCGGCGCGCGAGGATTGACTGTGAACCGCAAAGGCGCAAAGGACGCGAAGCAGAGAAGCGCGTGATGGGCTTCCAGGCGGGGGCAGTCGACAGTGTGGCGGTTCATCCTTCTGATGACTGTCTCGGGATGCACGCGTCCACTGGCGGCTGAGGGCTGATTGCTTACCCGGTGGTGACCAAGGTCACTTCGCGCGTCCCTTGATTGCAGAGGGCGCGGTCGGACCATCCTCGGCCATCGCCACTGTTTATCGGCCTTTTTCGCCAAGCATGCCGCGCCTTACCCGGCCCGTCCGGCTCATCTTTGCGCCCTTCGCGGCTTTGCGGTTCAATCCCGCTGGCCGCTGAAGACCTTTCCTCGCCCCCACGATTCAGCCACTCTCAGGTCCCGCCCATGTTGCTCGAAGAGACCGATCGTTATCAGCTCCATCGTCGGGGCCGCTATCTGTACGCCGCGCTGGCGCGGCCGCACCGGGTGCTCAGTACCTGCCGGATCAACGGCGGGCTGCGCGAGGATCTGACCCATGTGGCCAATCACCAGGGCTGCGAGGGTGTGGCGCACGACCCGCGCGGGGCCACCGCGGTCGACGAGGGGCCGGGTGGCTACCATGTGCGCGCCTGCGAGGATGCCGGGTTGCCGCCGTCGCGCACCGCGCTGATGGCCACCGCCGCCAACATGCAGTGCGCGGTGCTCGGGCATGCCGCCGAGGGCGATCTGGCGGTGACCGTGGCCGCCACCGCCGGGGTGCTTGGCAACGCCACCCGTGCCGGGGATCGCGCCGGCTGGCTGGAGTGCGAGGAGGGCTGTCGGGCGCGCGCTGCCGCGTCCGAGGCGGCGCCACCCGAGCGTGGCGCCGGTACCATCGTCACCCTGGTGTTCGTCAATCAGCCGTGCACGCCGGCCTGTCTGGTGCGCGCCGCGACCCTGGTGACCGAGGGCAAGAGCGCGGCGGTGCTCGATCTACGTGTGCCCAGCCTGCAATCGAGCGCGCTGGCCACCGGCACCGGCACCGATCAGCTCGCCATCGCCGCGCCGCTGGCACGCGAGGGTGAGTGGGAGCGGCAGTGGGCTGGCGGGCACAACCTGCTCGGCGAGCTGCTCGGGCGCGCCACCCATCAGGCGGTGACCCGCTCGCTGCTGTTGCAAAACGGGCTCTGTCCCGAGCTGCGGCGCAACCTCTGCGGCGCGCTCGGACGTCACGGCTGCGACGAGCAGGCGCTGTGCCGCGCCGCCGAGCGCTGGCTGGCGGCGGATCTCGCCGAGGTCTTTGCCCGTAACCTGCAGGCGCTGGTGCACGACCCGCTGAGTGCGGCGGCGGCCTTCGCCCTGGCCGAGGTGCTGGATCTGGCCCGCGACGGGGTGTTGCACGCCGAGGTCGCCCGCGAGGCGGTGCTCAACCAGGCCGCGCAGCTCGGCGCGGCGGTGGCGGTGCGCCCGGATGCCTTCGTGGCGCTGCGCGAGCGTCTGCTCGCCGAGCCGGGGCTTGCGCCCGCCGAGCTGGCGGCACTGGCGGTGGTCGAGGGGTTTGCGCGCAAATGGAACTGACCTCTTCCGTCGCGCTGGTCCTCGGCGCTTGTCTGCTCGATGCCCTGCTCGGTGATCCGGTCTATCGCTTCCATCCGGTGCGGCTGATCGGTGCCTGGATCCAGACCTGCGAGCGCGTGCTCTTTGCGCGCGGGCTCGATGGCTATCTCGGGGGTGTGCTGCACTGGCTGCTGGTGGTCGGCGGTGCGCTCGGGGTGTGGTGGGTCGGCCATCTCGGGTTCGCTGCGCTGCACCCGGCGCTCGCCTTCGGCTGGGACCTGTTCATCGCCTACAGCCTGCTCTGTACCCGCGATCTGCTCGGTCAGGGGTTGCGGGTGCTGCGCGCGCTCGATGACCTGCCGGCGGCGCGCCGGCATATGGTGATGCTGGTCGGGCGTGACACCGACCGGCTCGATCGCGCCGGGATCGTGCGCGCCACCATCGAGAGCCTGTCGGAGAACCTCACCGACGGCGTGCTCACGCCGCTGTGGGCCTTCTGTCTGTTCGGGGTGCCGGGGCTGGTGGTGGTCAAGGCGATCTCCACGCTCGATTCGATGATCGGCTACAAGAACGATCGCTATCGTCGCTTCGGTTGGGCCGGGGCGCGCTCGGACGATGTGGTGCACTGGCTGCCGGCGCGTCTCTCGGTGCCGCTGATCGCGCTCGCCGCCGCGCTGTTGCGCGGCCATCCCCGGCTGGTGTGGCCGGCGTTGCGCTATCGCACGCTGCTGCCGAGCCCGAACTCGGGCTGGAGCGAGGCGGCCTGCGCCGGGGCGCTGCGGGTGCGGCTGCTCGGTCCGGTGTGGTACGGCGGCGTGCTGATGGGCGAGGCCTATATCGGCGATCCCGACTGGTCCGCCGACCTCGACGGCGCCGACCTGCGCCGCGCGCTGCGGTTGATCCTGGTCGCCGCGCTGCTGGCGCTGGGGTTCGGGTTGATGATGGTTGCGAGCTGAAGACGAATCAGCCGCCAGCCGCCAGCCGCCAGCCGCCAGCCGCCAGCCGCCAGCCGCCAGCCTCCAGTCGGCGCCCTCACTCAGCGACCGTCGCAAACGGCAAGCTGCGTAGGATGGGCAAAGTGCAACGTGCCCATCTTCACAAGCTATCCGCCTCTTCGCCGGGCACGCTGCGCGTTGCCCGGCCTGCCGCGCTGGAGGCTGATAGCTGGCGGCTGGCGGCTGAAAGCCGGCGGCTCGCCCCCCTTACTCCGGCGAGACCAGCTTGAGTCCGACGATGCCGATGACGATCAGGCCGACGAAGAAGAAGCGGGCGAGGGTGGCCGGTTCGGCGAACAGCCAGATGCCGATGGCGAAGGCGCCGACGGCGCCGATGCCGGTCCAGACCGCGTAGGCGGTGCCGATCGGGATGTCGCGCTGGGCGAGCAGTAGCAGCGCCCCGCTGGCGACCATGCAGACCGCCGCGAACAGGATCCAGCCCCAGCGCATGCCCTGATCGGTCATCCCGAGCTTGAGTCCGACCGGCCACCCCCATTCGAACATGCCGGCGATGACGAGATAGATCCAGGCCATTGTGATGTCGTGTCTCCGTGATACGTGGGTGGTGAAATCAGGTGAGCCGGCTCGGTGCGAGCCGTGAAGTAGGAGCCGCCAGCGATCAGCCGCCAGCCGCCAGTGGCCGTTTGCCCTCACGCGGCTCGGCTTTCTTCGCGTCCTTTGGGTCTTTGCGGTTCAATCTCCTGGCGGCTGGCGGCTGGCGGCTGGCGGCTGGCGGCTGGCGGCTGGCGGCTGGCGGCTGGCGGCTGAAAGGCTGATCGCTGGAGGCGCTTCTCTCCAGCACGTTCTTGGGTCTCAGCGGCTCAGTCGTTCTGACGCGAGCCGCGCTCGATCTCGACGCCGACGTCGATGTCCACGCCGATGGCGCCGGGTTTGTTGATGCGCAGTCGTACCCAGGGGATGCCGAACTCCTCGCGCAGTACGGTGGCGCAGCGCTCGGCCAGGGTCTCGATCAGCTCGGCGCGGTTGTCGGTGACCTCGCGGCGGATGCGGCGGGCGACGGCGTCGTAGTCGAGGGCGTCGTCGATGTGGTCGGTGGCGGCGGCGCGGGCGGCGTCGGTGGCCAGCTCCAGGTCGAGGATCAGCGGGCGCGGCTGCGCCTTCTCCCAGTCGTGGATGCCGATGACGGTGTCGACGCGCAGGCCGCGGATGAAGACGGTGTCCATGACAGGCTCCGGTGGCGGCGAAAAGCGAGAGAGGATACGCCCTCGCGCCGGTGCGCGCGAGGCTTGACCTGTGGCGGCATCCCGGGTCCAATGCGCGCCATGATCACATCCATCCTGCTCATCATCGTCGCTTATCTGCTGGGCTCGGTCTCCAGCGCCATCATCGTCTGCCGTCTGATGGGGCTGCCCGATCCGCGTACCCAGGGCTCGAACAACCCCGGCGCGACCAATGTGTTGCGCTTCGGCGGCAAGAAGGCCGCCGCCATCACCCTGCTCGGCGACAGCCTCAAGGGGCTGGTGCCGATGCTCGCCGGGCACCTGCTCGGACTCGACCCGCTGGCGCTCGCCGGGGTCGGCCTGGCGGCCTTCATCGGCCATCTCTACCCGGTGTTCTTCGGGTTCAAGGGGGGCAAGGGGGTCGCCACCGCGCTCGGCGTGCAGTTCGGCCTCTACTGGCCGGTCGGGCTCTGTGTCGCCGCGGTGTGGCTGTTCGTCGCCAAGGTGCTGAAGATCTCCTCGCTCTCGGGGCTGATCTCGATGGCGCTGGCACCGCTGTTCGTATGGCTGTTCTGGGACGAGAAGCCGCTGATCGGCATGCAGCTGATCATCACCGGGCTGCTGATCTGGCGTCACCGCAGCAACATCCGCAATCTGCTCGAAGGGACCGAGGGACGGATCAGCGCGAGCGACTGAGCCGTTCGCCGCCGATCCGCTGTCCCGCTCACCAAGGCGCTACCTGCACCGGCAGGTAGCGCCTTGGTGCGTTCAGGCCGTGGCGTTTGCTGCGGCCTGGCGCGCACCCTTGCGCCACTGTCCGGCGCCGAGCACGGCGAACAGCAGGGCGGCGACCAGCAGGGCGCCGCCGAGCAATGGACGGTGCGCGATCCAGGCCAGGGCGATGACCAGGCTGCCGGTGGCCAGTGCGAGCAACGCCGAGACCAGTCCGGTGGCAAAGCCGACCAGGCTGCCGAGCATCGGGATCAGGTCGGCGATGACCTTGAGCGGCGCGAGGATCAGCGCCAGGGCGATCCACAGCGCCACCACGCCACCCACACGCAGCCCCCAGGTGAGCAGGGCGTTGGCGCTGTGGGCGTGCTCGAACATGGTGATGGCGTCGACCTGCCCCGGCTCGAGCAGGGCGATGGTGCCGTGCTTGAGTCGCGCGGTGACCAGGGTGTCGCCCTGCTGGCGCCCGATCGCGCTGATCTCGCCATCGGGGTCGACCACCCGGAAGCTGACTCGCAGGTCGCCGACCTCGGGGCTCGCCGGTGTGCCCTTGTAGAAGCCACTGCCGTCGCTGACGAAGCCCGTCGGTGCCTCCTCGGCGTCGACGGGGAGCGCCCGCGCGCCGTTGATCTGCGAGACGAACGCGGGGGCGAGGCGGAAGGCGCCGAGGGTCACCCGATCGGCTAGCCATTGCTCGCTGGTGTAGGGCATCGTCGGGTTGTGATGGCCCTCGGGGTGACGGAAGTCGCTGGAGTCGATCGGCTGGCTCGACCAGGTGCGCTGGTAGCTATAAGTGGTTCGCGTGGTCTCGCCGCCGCCGAGTTCCTTGACCGTTTCCGACTCGCGCTGCTCGCTCCACTGGTACATCTCGACCCGACGCTCCAGGCGGATCGCCGGGACCTCGATGGCGAAGATGGGATCGCGCAGCCGCGCATCGGTGTGGGTCGTGCCGCTGAGATGGACGAGTTCCCCATCATTGGCCGGATCGACCGGTGTGGCGGCGATCGCGACCACGGCCTCGGCGCCGGCGTCGAGGGTGCGGGTGCGGTCGATCGCGCGTCCCTCGTTCCACCACAGCAGGGAACTGGCGACGACGATCAGGATCAGGCCGAAGAGGATGCCGGTGAGGGCACCGCCGAGACGGCTGAACCAGGAGCGGTGGGTGGTTTCGGTGAAGCTGTCCATCGTGATCTACATCTC
Coding sequences within:
- the cobM gene encoding precorrin-4 C(11)-methyltransferase — encoded protein: MGKVWFVGAGPGAPDLITVRGTRLLAEADAILYTGSLVAETALQWASPECEIADSKSMDLAQVTEWLLDRAARCQTVVRLQTGDPTLYGVVAELARPLDAAGVEVGIVPGVSSAMASAAAAGECLTLPEVTQTVIFTRVSERTKMPEREHFAGLAAHGCTLCIFLSIERIESIAQSLEEAGWAADAPVVVVHKATWPGEELVLRGTIADIAARCREAKVERQALILVSPALGARQHAPRATSKLYDASFPRRFRPARED
- a CDS encoding adenosylcobinamide amidohydrolase, with product MLLEETDRYQLHRRGRYLYAALARPHRVLSTCRINGGLREDLTHVANHQGCEGVAHDPRGATAVDEGPGGYHVRACEDAGLPPSRTALMATAANMQCAVLGHAAEGDLAVTVAATAGVLGNATRAGDRAGWLECEEGCRARAAASEAAPPERGAGTIVTLVFVNQPCTPACLVRAATLVTEGKSAAVLDLRVPSLQSSALATGTGTDQLAIAAPLAREGEWERQWAGGHNLLGELLGRATHQAVTRSLLLQNGLCPELRRNLCGALGRHGCDEQALCRAAERWLAADLAEVFARNLQALVHDPLSAAAAFALAEVLDLARDGVLHAEVAREAVLNQAAQLGAAVAVRPDAFVALRERLLAEPGLAPAELAALAVVEGFARKWN
- the cbiB gene encoding adenosylcobinamide-phosphate synthase CbiB — encoded protein: MELTSSVALVLGACLLDALLGDPVYRFHPVRLIGAWIQTCERVLFARGLDGYLGGVLHWLLVVGGALGVWWVGHLGFAALHPALAFGWDLFIAYSLLCTRDLLGQGLRVLRALDDLPAARRHMVMLVGRDTDRLDRAGIVRATIESLSENLTDGVLTPLWAFCLFGVPGLVVVKAISTLDSMIGYKNDRYRRFGWAGARSDDVVHWLPARLSVPLIALAAALLRGHPRLVWPALRYRTLLPSPNSGWSEAACAGALRVRLLGPVWYGGVLMGEAYIGDPDWSADLDGADLRRALRLILVAALLALGFGLMMVAS
- a CDS encoding DMT family transporter; translated protein: MAWIYLVIAGMFEWGWPVGLKLGMTDQGMRWGWILFAAVCMVASGALLLLAQRDIPIGTAYAVWTGIGAVGAFAIGIWLFAEPATLARFFFVGLIVIGIVGLKLVSPE
- the folB gene encoding dihydroneopterin aldolase, translated to MDTVFIRGLRVDTVIGIHDWEKAQPRPLILDLELATDAARAAATDHIDDALDYDAVARRIRREVTDNRAELIETLAERCATVLREEFGIPWVRLRINKPGAIGVDIDVGVEIERGSRQND
- the plsY gene encoding glycerol-3-phosphate 1-O-acyltransferase PlsY, with the translated sequence MITSILLIIVAYLLGSVSSAIIVCRLMGLPDPRTQGSNNPGATNVLRFGGKKAAAITLLGDSLKGLVPMLAGHLLGLDPLALAGVGLAAFIGHLYPVFFGFKGGKGVATALGVQFGLYWPVGLCVAAVWLFVAKVLKISSLSGLISMALAPLFVWLFWDEKPLIGMQLIITGLLIWRHRSNIRNLLEGTEGRISASD
- a CDS encoding TMEM43 family protein gives rise to the protein MDSFTETTHRSWFSRLGGALTGILFGLILIVVASSLLWWNEGRAIDRTRTLDAGAEAVVAIAATPVDPANDGELVHLSGTTHTDARLRDPIFAIEVPAIRLERRVEMYQWSEQRESETVKELGGGETTRTTYSYQRTWSSQPIDSSDFRHPEGHHNPTMPYTSEQWLADRVTLGAFRLAPAFVSQINGARALPVDAEEAPTGFVSDGSGFYKGTPASPEVGDLRVSFRVVDPDGEISAIGRQQGDTLVTARLKHGTIALLEPGQVDAITMFEHAHSANALLTWGLRVGGVVALWIALALILAPLKVIADLIPMLGSLVGFATGLVSALLALATGSLVIALAWIAHRPLLGGALLVAALLFAVLGAGQWRKGARQAAANATA